A region from the Lolium perenne isolate Kyuss_39 chromosome 4, Kyuss_2.0, whole genome shotgun sequence genome encodes:
- the LOC139829977 gene encoding pollen allergen Lol p 1-like encodes MASSSSVLLVVALFAVFLGSAHGIAKVPPGPNITAEYGDKWLDAKSTWYGKPTGAGPKDNGGACGYKDVDKAPFNGMTGCGNTPIFKDGRGCGSCFEIKCTKPESCSGEAVTVTITDDNEEPIAPYHFDLSGHAFGSMAKKGEEQKLRSAGELELQFRRVKCKYPDGTKPTFHVEKGSNPNYLAILVKYVDGDGDVVAVDIKEKGKDKWIELKESWGAVWRIDTPDKLTGPFTVRYTTEGGTKSEVEDVIPEGWKADTSYSAK; translated from the coding sequence AtggcgtcctcctcgtcggtgctccTTGTGGTAGCGCTGTTCGCCGTGTTCCTGGGCAGCGCGCACGGCATCGCGAAGGTACCACCGGGTCCCAACATCACGGCCGAGTACGGCGACAAGTGGCTGGACGCGAAGAGCACCTGGTACGGCAAGCCGACCGGCGCCGGTCCCAAGGACAACGGAGGCGCGTGCGGGTACAAGGACGTCGACAAGGCGCCGTTCAACGGCATGACCGGCTGCGGCAACACCCCCATCTTCAAGGACGGCCGCGGCTGCGGCTCCTGCTTCGAGATCAAGTGCACCAAGCCCGAGTCCTGCTCCGGTGAGGCTGTCACCGTCACAATCACCGACGACAATGAGGAGCCTATCGCACCCTACCACTTCGACCTCTCGGGCCACGCATTCGGGTCCATGGCGAAGAAGGGCGAGGAGCAGAAGCTCCGCAGCGCCGGCGAGCTGGAGCTCCAGTTCAGGCGGGTCAAGTGCAAGTACCCGGACGGCACCAAGCCAACGTTCCACGTCGAGAAGGGTTCCAACCCCAACTACCTGGCTATTCTGGTGAAGTacgtcgacggcgacggcgacgtggtGGCCGTGGACATCAAGGAGAAGGGCAAGGATAAGTGGATCGAGCTCAAGGAGTCGTGGGGAGCTGTCTGGAGGATCGACACCCCCGATAAGCTGACGGGACCATTCACCGTCCGCTACACCACCGAGGGCGGCACCAAATCCGAAGTCGAGGATGTCATTCCTGAGGGCTGGAAGGCCGACACCTCCTACTCGGCCAAGTGA